In Salinarimonas sp., a genomic segment contains:
- a CDS encoding NADH:ubiquinone oxidoreductase subunit NDUFA12: MTFKQFLTELFTWWNGNTLGTRLTIRRHGELVGRDELGNTYYRDKRGKVDGYGYERRYVIYNGLADASRTPLEWRMWLCHTYPTPPSQEDYTPRAWQKPHEENLTGTAGAYRPRGSTLSEGQRPAATGDYVAWTPGD; the protein is encoded by the coding sequence ATGACCTTCAAGCAATTCCTCACCGAGCTCTTCACCTGGTGGAACGGCAACACGCTCGGCACGCGGCTGACCATCCGCCGCCACGGCGAGCTCGTCGGCCGGGACGAGCTCGGCAACACCTACTATCGCGACAAGCGCGGCAAGGTCGACGGCTACGGCTACGAGCGCCGCTACGTGATCTACAACGGCCTCGCCGACGCCTCGCGCACGCCGTTGGAATGGCGCATGTGGCTCTGCCACACCTATCCGACGCCGCCCTCGCAGGAGGACTACACGCCCCGCGCCTGGCAGAAGCCGCACGAGGAGAACCTCACCGGCACCGCCGGCGCCTACCGCCCGCGCGGCTCGACCCTCTCCGAGGGCCAGCGCCCGGCCGCGACCGGCGACTACGTCGCCTGGACGCCGGGCGACTGA
- a CDS encoding DUF2155 domain-containing protein yields MRHVRPLAALAGLLAAALAASPAAAQKIENPIAVFSGLDKITGRIISFEAAIDETVQFGSLQLTARVCYTRPPTESPNTTSFIEVDELSLDGALSRTFTGWIYANSPGLNAIEHPVYDIWLVDCRTMAQAQAQAALEAETGPDRQGTLAEHPLPPPRPPL; encoded by the coding sequence ATGCGTCACGTCCGCCCCCTCGCCGCCCTCGCCGGCCTCCTCGCCGCCGCCCTCGCGGCGTCGCCCGCGGCCGCGCAGAAGATCGAGAACCCCATCGCGGTGTTCTCCGGCCTCGACAAGATCACGGGGCGGATCATCAGCTTCGAGGCGGCCATCGACGAGACCGTGCAATTCGGCTCGCTGCAGCTCACGGCGCGGGTCTGCTACACCCGCCCGCCCACCGAGAGCCCGAACACGACGAGCTTCATCGAGGTGGACGAGCTCTCCCTCGACGGGGCGCTGTCGCGCACCTTTACCGGCTGGATCTACGCCAACTCGCCGGGGCTGAACGCCATCGAGCACCCGGTCTACGACATTTGGCTGGTCGATTGCCGCACGATGGCGCAGGCGCAGGCCCAGGCCGCGCTCGAGGCGGAGACCGGCCCCGACCGCCAGGGCACGCTCGCCGAGCATCCGCTGCCGCCGCCACGCCCGCCGCTCTGA
- a CDS encoding YbaN family protein → MIEAGSRDRESPADALCAPAPPPMGAAEERAMESLALPGWARWSLFALGFVFLGFGALGLVLPVMPGVVFLILAAACFARSSPRFESWLVNHRHLGPPVVTWRRTGAIPRHAKLAACLGMAASFAVMTIGGAPVVAIAPVAAIMLACAAYILTRPDAPRAP, encoded by the coding sequence GTGATCGAGGCCGGATCGCGCGACCGCGAGAGCCCTGCGGACGCCCTGTGCGCACCCGCGCCGCCGCCGATGGGCGCCGCGGAGGAGCGGGCGATGGAGAGCCTCGCGCTTCCCGGCTGGGCGCGCTGGTCGCTCTTCGCGCTGGGCTTCGTCTTCCTCGGGTTCGGGGCGCTGGGGCTCGTCCTGCCCGTGATGCCCGGCGTCGTCTTCCTGATCCTCGCCGCCGCCTGCTTCGCACGTTCCTCGCCGCGCTTCGAGAGCTGGCTCGTGAACCACCGGCATCTCGGCCCGCCGGTCGTCACCTGGCGGCGCACGGGCGCGATCCCGCGCCACGCCAAGCTGGCGGCCTGCCTCGGGATGGCCGCCTCGTTCGCGGTCATGACGATCGGCGGCGCACCCGTCGTCGCGATCGCGCCGGTGGCGGCGATCATGCTCGCCTGCGCCGCCTACATCCTCACGAGACCGGACGCGCCGCGCGCGCCCTGA
- the glmS gene encoding glutamine--fructose-6-phosphate transaminase (isomerizing): MCGIVGILGRAPVAGQLVDALKRLEYRGYDSAGVATLEEGRLARRRAEGKLRNLEARLGREPLEGRCGIGHTRWATHGRPTEANAHPHATARLALVHNGIIENYRELRAALENDGARFTSDTDTEVVAQAVSAEIEAGLDPRAAVLAVLPRLRGAFSLAFLFDGEEDLMIGARRGSPLAVGHGEGEMFLGSDALALAPFTDEITYLEEGDVVVLTRAGATFLDERGAPVSRARQRIAAGVYAADKGNHRHFMIKEIHEQPEVVARTIAPYVDAAAGAIALPDGADVDWAAQERLTIVACGTAYYAGLVAKYWFERFARLPVEIDVASEFRYREPPLPKTGLMLVVSQSGETADTLACLRYAKAQDQTILAVVNVPTSTMARESDVLAPTYAGPEIGVASTKAFTCQLATLYALALQAGRARGVLDEPALAAHVDALVGAPTAIHAALSLEDEIEGLARELAKARDVLYLGRGQSYPIALEGALKLKEISYIHAEGYAAGELKHGPIALIDETTPVVVVAPHDHLFEKTISNMQEVAARGGRIVLITDGEGAKHEHVETLATLVMPTVDPMIAPLVAAVPVQLIAYHTAVFMGKDVDQPRNLAKSVTVE; encoded by the coding sequence ATGTGCGGCATCGTGGGAATTCTGGGGCGTGCGCCCGTCGCCGGCCAGCTGGTCGACGCCCTCAAGCGCCTCGAGTACCGCGGCTACGATTCCGCGGGCGTCGCGACGCTGGAGGAGGGGCGCCTCGCGCGGCGGCGCGCCGAGGGCAAGCTCCGGAACCTCGAGGCCAGGCTCGGCCGCGAGCCGCTGGAGGGGCGCTGCGGCATCGGCCACACCCGCTGGGCGACGCACGGGCGGCCCACGGAGGCCAACGCCCATCCGCACGCGACCGCACGGCTCGCGCTCGTCCACAACGGCATCATCGAGAATTACCGGGAGCTGCGCGCCGCGCTCGAGAACGACGGGGCGCGCTTCACGTCGGACACGGACACCGAGGTCGTGGCCCAGGCCGTCAGCGCCGAGATCGAGGCCGGGCTCGATCCGCGCGCGGCGGTGCTCGCCGTGCTGCCGCGCCTGCGCGGGGCCTTCTCCCTCGCCTTCCTGTTCGACGGCGAGGAGGACCTGATGATCGGCGCCCGGCGCGGCTCGCCGCTCGCGGTGGGGCACGGCGAGGGCGAGATGTTCCTCGGCTCCGACGCGCTGGCGCTCGCGCCCTTCACCGACGAGATCACCTATCTCGAGGAAGGGGACGTCGTCGTCCTCACCCGCGCCGGCGCGACGTTCCTCGACGAGCGCGGCGCCCCGGTCTCGCGGGCGCGCCAGCGCATCGCGGCCGGCGTCTACGCGGCGGACAAGGGCAACCACCGCCATTTCATGATCAAGGAGATCCACGAGCAGCCGGAAGTCGTCGCGCGCACCATCGCGCCCTACGTCGACGCCGCCGCCGGGGCGATCGCGCTGCCGGACGGCGCGGACGTCGACTGGGCGGCGCAGGAGCGCCTGACCATCGTCGCCTGCGGGACGGCCTACTATGCCGGCCTCGTCGCCAAGTACTGGTTCGAGCGCTTCGCGCGGCTGCCGGTCGAGATCGACGTCGCCTCCGAGTTCCGCTACCGCGAGCCGCCGCTGCCGAAGACCGGGCTGATGCTGGTGGTCTCGCAGTCGGGCGAGACCGCGGACACGCTCGCCTGCCTGCGCTACGCCAAGGCGCAGGACCAGACGATCCTCGCCGTGGTCAACGTGCCGACCTCGACCATGGCGCGCGAGTCGGACGTGCTGGCGCCGACCTATGCCGGCCCGGAGATCGGCGTCGCCTCCACCAAGGCCTTCACCTGCCAGCTCGCGACGCTCTACGCGCTCGCGCTCCAGGCCGGCCGCGCCCGCGGCGTGCTCGACGAGCCCGCGCTCGCGGCCCATGTCGACGCCCTCGTCGGCGCGCCGACGGCGATCCATGCGGCCCTTTCGCTCGAGGACGAGATCGAGGGGCTCGCCCGCGAGCTCGCCAAGGCGCGCGACGTGCTCTACCTCGGCCGCGGCCAGTCCTACCCGATCGCGCTCGAGGGCGCGCTGAAGCTCAAGGAAATCTCCTACATCCACGCCGAGGGCTACGCGGCGGGCGAGCTCAAGCACGGGCCGATCGCGCTCATCGACGAGACGACCCCCGTCGTCGTCGTCGCGCCCCACGACCACCTGTTCGAGAAGACGATCTCCAACATGCAGGAGGTCGCCGCCCGCGGCGGGCGGATCGTGCTGATCACCGATGGCGAGGGCGCGAAGCACGAGCACGTGGAGACGCTCGCGACCCTCGTCATGCCCACCGTCGACCCGATGATCGCGCCCCTCGTCGCGGCGGTGCCGGTGCAGCTGATCGCCTACCACACGGCCGTGTTCATGGGGAAGGACGTGGACCAGCCCCGCAACCTGGCGAAGTCCGTCACGGTGGAGTGA
- the glmU gene encoding bifunctional UDP-N-acetylglucosamine diphosphorylase/glucosamine-1-phosphate N-acetyltransferase GlmU, with the protein MTEPAKRATETRRSCLALVLAAGEGTRMRSGTPKVLHHVAGRAMLAHALAAVRAAGADRIAVVVGPGREDVAAAARAESPDAAIFVQSERLGTAHAVLAARAALEEAADDVVVAYADTPLVEPQTLARLRAPLADGAAVTVLGFEAADPAGYGRILREGDAVLAIREDKDASEAERATTLCNAGLMALSGAQALSLLDAIGNANAKGEYYLTDAVEIARARGLAVACATAPEDEVQGVNDRVQLALVERTLQRRLREAAMRAGVTMIDPDSVFLAHDTVLGRDVTIEPNVVFGPGVMVEDRATIHAFSHLEGARVASGATVGPFARLRPGADIGEKAKVGNFVEVKKAKVGRGAKLPHLSYVGDAEIGAKANLGAGTITCNYDGFDKHLTRVGEGAFVGSNASLVAPVSVGAGAYVGSGSVVTQDVPENALAVGRARQVVKPGWAESFRRWKTDAT; encoded by the coding sequence GTGACCGAGCCCGCCAAGCGCGCCACCGAAACCCGGCGCAGCTGCCTCGCCCTCGTCCTCGCCGCGGGTGAGGGCACCCGCATGCGCTCCGGCACGCCGAAGGTGCTCCACCATGTCGCCGGCCGCGCGATGCTCGCGCACGCGCTCGCCGCGGTGCGGGCCGCCGGCGCCGACCGGATCGCGGTCGTGGTCGGTCCCGGCCGCGAGGACGTCGCAGCCGCTGCACGCGCCGAGAGTCCCGATGCGGCGATCTTCGTGCAGAGCGAGCGCCTCGGCACGGCGCACGCCGTCCTCGCCGCGCGCGCGGCCCTGGAGGAGGCGGCCGACGACGTCGTCGTCGCCTATGCCGACACGCCGCTCGTCGAGCCGCAGACGCTCGCGCGCCTGCGCGCGCCGCTGGCCGACGGCGCCGCCGTCACCGTGCTCGGGTTCGAGGCGGCGGATCCCGCCGGATACGGCCGCATCCTGCGCGAGGGCGACGCCGTCCTCGCGATCCGCGAGGACAAGGACGCGAGCGAGGCCGAACGGGCGACGACCCTGTGCAATGCCGGCCTCATGGCGCTCTCCGGGGCGCAGGCGCTCTCGCTTCTCGACGCCATCGGCAACGCCAACGCCAAGGGCGAGTACTACCTCACCGACGCCGTCGAGATCGCCCGCGCGCGCGGCCTCGCCGTCGCCTGCGCGACGGCGCCCGAGGACGAGGTGCAGGGCGTCAACGACCGCGTCCAGCTCGCCCTGGTCGAGCGCACGCTCCAGCGGCGGCTGCGCGAGGCGGCCATGCGCGCGGGCGTCACCATGATCGATCCCGACAGCGTCTTCCTCGCCCACGACACCGTGCTCGGCCGGGACGTGACGATCGAGCCGAACGTGGTGTTCGGGCCTGGCGTGATGGTGGAGGATCGCGCGACGATCCACGCCTTCTCGCATCTGGAGGGCGCGCGCGTCGCGTCCGGCGCGACGGTCGGGCCGTTCGCGCGCCTGCGTCCCGGCGCCGACATCGGCGAGAAGGCGAAGGTCGGCAATTTCGTCGAGGTGAAGAAGGCGAAGGTCGGCCGCGGCGCGAAGCTGCCGCATCTGTCCTATGTCGGGGACGCCGAGATCGGCGCGAAGGCCAATCTCGGCGCGGGCACGATCACCTGCAATTACGACGGCTTCGACAAGCACCTGACACGGGTGGGCGAGGGCGCCTTCGTCGGCTCGAACGCCTCGCTCGTCGCGCCGGTCTCGGTGGGGGCGGGCGCCTATGTGGGATCGGGCTCCGTCGTGACGCAGGACGTGCCCGAGAACGCGCTCGCCGTGGGCCGCGCGCGCCAGGTAGTGAAGCCGGGCTGGGCCGAGAGCTTCCGGCGCTGGAAGACCGACGCGACCTGA
- a CDS encoding MerR family DNA-binding transcriptional regulator, which yields MSTIAKTRRKDKPLEASGADEREYLISDLSREFDVTLRALRFYEDRGLLSPRRIGTMRIYSARDRARLSVILKGKALGFTLAEIQEMLDTDGRSDPGVVDLKLSVEKIDEQIAHLEAQKSEVEKAIAELRATREKLTA from the coding sequence ATGAGCACGATTGCAAAGACACGGCGCAAGGACAAGCCGCTCGAGGCGAGCGGGGCGGACGAGCGCGAGTACCTGATCAGCGACCTCTCCCGCGAGTTCGACGTGACCCTGCGGGCGTTGCGCTTCTACGAAGACCGCGGCCTGCTGTCGCCGCGGCGCATCGGCACGATGCGGATCTACAGCGCGCGGGACCGGGCGCGCCTGTCGGTCATCCTCAAGGGCAAGGCTCTCGGCTTCACGCTCGCCGAGATCCAGGAGATGCTCGACACCGACGGCCGCTCCGATCCCGGCGTCGTCGATCTCAAGCTCTCGGTCGAGAAGATCGACGAGCAGATCGCCCACCTCGAGGCGCAGAAGTCGGAGGTGGAGAAGGCGATCGCCGAGCTGCGGGCGACTCGCGAGAAGCTGACGGCCTGA
- a CDS encoding MFS transporter — protein sequence MQPDALAPRSAPAPEAPTPRRARESAPRRALFGWVMFDWATQPFFTLVVTFVFAPYFVSAVAENPVEGQSQWLFATSAAGLALALLSPILGSVADAGGAKKPWVLAFGALMAGAAALLWFVPPAAPASLILLALAAYAVGTVAAELSGVFNNAMMPTLVPPEKLGRLSGAGWATGYAGGLVSLALVLALLAASPETGLTLAGLEPAFGLDPEAREGDRIVGPLTALWFALFVVPLVLFTPDVGRSRRPAGEAVREGLARLKETLGEARRDVSIARFLLANMAYQDGLVVLFSLGGIYGAGVFGWTTVELGIFGILLTVTGTLGAVLGGRIDDRIGPRAVILGCLGLLALVTLGILSLGETRMLFVIATAPGTGAGLYETAPEKVFLGLGLVIGALAGPLQASSRSLLARLAPPQDAGRYFGLLALSGKLTAFVGPFLVATFTRIFDTQAAGPAVLIVFFAVGALLVRGVPNGRAVSAG from the coding sequence ATGCAGCCCGACGCCCTCGCGCCCCGATCGGCGCCAGCCCCCGAGGCGCCGACGCCGCGGCGCGCCCGCGAGAGCGCACCGCGCCGAGCTTTGTTCGGCTGGGTGATGTTCGACTGGGCGACGCAGCCCTTCTTCACGCTCGTCGTCACCTTCGTCTTCGCGCCCTACTTCGTCAGCGCGGTGGCGGAGAACCCGGTCGAGGGCCAGTCGCAATGGCTGTTCGCGACCTCGGCGGCGGGCCTCGCGCTGGCGCTGCTCTCGCCCATCCTCGGCAGCGTCGCCGATGCCGGCGGCGCCAAGAAGCCGTGGGTTCTCGCCTTCGGCGCGCTGATGGCCGGCGCCGCCGCGCTGCTGTGGTTCGTGCCCCCGGCCGCTCCCGCCTCGCTGATCCTGCTCGCGCTCGCCGCCTATGCGGTGGGTACGGTGGCGGCCGAGCTCTCGGGCGTGTTCAACAACGCCATGATGCCGACCCTCGTCCCGCCCGAGAAGCTCGGTCGGCTCTCCGGCGCGGGCTGGGCGACGGGCTATGCCGGCGGGCTCGTCTCGCTCGCCCTCGTGCTCGCGCTGCTGGCGGCGAGCCCGGAGACCGGGCTGACGCTGGCCGGCCTCGAGCCCGCCTTCGGCCTCGACCCGGAGGCCCGCGAGGGCGATCGGATCGTCGGACCGCTGACCGCCCTGTGGTTCGCGCTGTTCGTCGTGCCCCTCGTTCTCTTCACGCCCGACGTCGGCCGCAGCCGCCGGCCCGCGGGCGAGGCCGTGCGCGAGGGGCTCGCGCGGCTGAAGGAGACCCTCGGCGAGGCGCGCCGCGACGTCTCGATCGCGCGCTTCCTCCTGGCCAACATGGCCTACCAGGACGGGCTCGTGGTGCTGTTCTCGCTGGGCGGCATCTACGGCGCGGGCGTCTTCGGCTGGACCACCGTCGAGCTCGGGATCTTCGGCATCCTGCTCACCGTCACCGGCACGCTCGGCGCGGTCCTCGGCGGGCGCATCGACGACCGGATCGGGCCGCGCGCGGTGATTCTCGGCTGCCTCGGGCTCCTCGCCCTCGTCACGCTCGGCATCCTCTCGCTCGGCGAGACGCGCATGCTCTTCGTGATCGCCACCGCGCCGGGCACGGGCGCGGGCCTCTACGAGACCGCGCCGGAGAAGGTCTTCCTCGGGCTCGGCCTCGTCATCGGCGCGCTCGCCGGGCCGCTGCAGGCCTCCTCGCGCTCGCTGCTGGCGCGGCTCGCGCCGCCGCAGGACGCGGGCCGCTATTTCGGCCTCCTCGCCCTCTCGGGCAAGCTGACCGCCTTCGTCGGCCCGTTCCTGGTGGCCACGTTCACGCGGATCTTCGACACGCAGGCCGCCGGGCCCGCCGTGCTGATCGTGTTCTTCGCGGTCGGCGCGCTGCTGGTGCGCGGCGTGCCGAACGGGCGCGCGGTCAGCGCAGGGTGA
- a CDS encoding YbjQ family protein — MIVTTTNSIEGRQIVEYHGIVSGEAIFGANIFKDFFASIRDVVGGRSGSYERVMRDGRDTAIKEMVEEAQRLGANAVIGVDLDYGAIGAKESMMLVTASGTAVTLR, encoded by the coding sequence ATGATCGTCACCACCACCAACAGCATCGAAGGCCGGCAGATCGTCGAGTATCACGGCATCGTCTCCGGCGAGGCGATCTTCGGGGCCAACATCTTCAAGGATTTCTTCGCCTCGATCCGCGATGTGGTCGGCGGGCGCTCCGGCTCCTACGAGCGCGTGATGCGCGACGGCCGCGACACGGCGATCAAGGAGATGGTGGAGGAGGCCCAGCGGCTGGGCGCCAACGCCGTGATCGGCGTCGACCTCGATTACGGCGCCATCGGCGCCAAGGAGAGCATGATGCTCGTCACCGCCTCGGGCACGGCGGTCACCCTGCGCTGA
- a CDS encoding D-lyxose/D-mannose family sugar isomerase has protein sequence MRRSEINSVLREADAFVRSFGFALPPFADWPPARFAAERARIADLMEARLGWDVTDYGLGRFDAVGLVLFTLRNGRKQDLARGRGMLYAEKLMIVGHDQLGPMHRHDVKAEDIIVRGARDGARLALQLFAPAPDGSIDRTALVRVPCDGVMREVEAGGVVTLGPGESITLMPGVWHAFWGEAGDVLVGEVSTVNDDETDNVFEDPVGRFPTIEEDEAPWRLLVGDYGRLDAFA, from the coding sequence ATGCGCCGCTCCGAAATCAATTCCGTCCTGCGCGAGGCCGACGCCTTCGTGCGCTCCTTCGGCTTCGCGCTGCCGCCCTTCGCGGACTGGCCGCCCGCGCGCTTCGCGGCCGAGCGCGCGCGCATCGCCGATCTGATGGAGGCGCGGCTCGGCTGGGACGTGACGGATTACGGGCTCGGGCGCTTCGACGCCGTGGGGCTCGTCCTGTTCACCCTGCGCAACGGCCGCAAGCAGGACCTCGCGCGGGGCCGCGGCATGCTCTACGCCGAAAAGCTGATGATCGTCGGCCACGACCAGCTCGGGCCCATGCATCGCCACGACGTCAAGGCGGAGGACATCATCGTCCGCGGCGCCCGCGACGGCGCCCGCCTCGCGCTGCAGCTCTTCGCGCCCGCCCCCGACGGGAGCATCGACCGCACGGCCCTGGTGCGGGTTCCCTGTGACGGCGTCATGCGCGAGGTCGAGGCCGGCGGCGTGGTCACCCTCGGTCCGGGCGAGAGCATCACGCTGATGCCGGGCGTCTGGCACGCCTTCTGGGGCGAGGCCGGCGACGTGCTCGTCGGCGAGGTCTCCACCGTCAACGACGACGAGACCGACAACGTCTTCGAGGATCCGGTCGGACGCTTCCCCACGATCGAGGAGGACGAGGCCCCCTGGCGGCTGCTGGTCGGGGATTACGGGAGGCTCGACGCCTTCGCGTGA
- a CDS encoding UbiH/UbiF family hydroxylase, whose product MAERTFDVVVVGAGAAGLTAALAFAREGYDTALVGPVRANRDGRTVALLDGSVSFLEALGVWDALLPHAAPLETMRLVDATDNLFRAPTVDFKAHEIDLDAFGWNIESATLVETLGEAIAEVPNLTHLPVAAEGLGGVQAVIAPGDDDAGEGAGDRRAVRLADGTSLLARLIVAADGRGSTLREEAGIRPRTWSYPQKALTTILAHARDHRDVSTEFHTRHGPFTLVPLPGRRSSLVWVTAPEKAEDLMALDDTALARAVEKQARSLLGAMCVDGPRGIVPMSGMAVPRYTAERIALVGETAHVFPPIGAQGLNLGLRDVASLRDAAVETSFGDPGARAALQAYERSRAVDVRLRTTGVDLLNRTLLAGILPADFLRGAGLHALSFVGPLRRRLMKEGVTPTFGTPQLMRRREARAVAF is encoded by the coding sequence ATGGCCGAGAGAACGTTCGACGTGGTCGTGGTGGGCGCGGGCGCGGCCGGGCTGACGGCGGCGCTCGCCTTCGCGCGGGAGGGCTACGACACCGCCCTGGTCGGCCCGGTGCGCGCGAATCGCGACGGGCGCACCGTGGCGCTGCTCGACGGCTCGGTGAGCTTTCTCGAGGCGCTCGGCGTCTGGGACGCGCTCCTGCCCCACGCGGCACCGCTCGAGACGATGCGGCTCGTCGACGCCACAGACAACCTGTTCCGCGCCCCCACCGTCGACTTCAAGGCGCACGAGATCGACCTCGACGCCTTCGGGTGGAACATCGAGAGCGCGACGCTGGTCGAGACCCTGGGCGAGGCGATCGCCGAGGTCCCGAACCTGACGCACCTGCCGGTCGCGGCCGAGGGCCTCGGCGGCGTCCAGGCGGTGATCGCGCCGGGGGACGACGACGCCGGGGAGGGCGCCGGAGACCGGCGCGCGGTGCGCCTCGCCGACGGGACCTCGCTCCTCGCCCGGCTGATCGTCGCCGCCGACGGGCGCGGCTCGACGCTGCGCGAGGAGGCCGGCATCCGCCCCCGCACCTGGTCCTATCCGCAGAAGGCGCTGACCACGATCCTGGCGCACGCGCGCGATCATCGCGACGTCTCGACCGAGTTCCACACCCGTCACGGCCCGTTCACGCTGGTGCCGCTGCCGGGCCGGCGCTCGAGCCTCGTCTGGGTGACGGCGCCGGAGAAGGCCGAGGACCTGATGGCGCTCGACGATACGGCGCTGGCCCGCGCCGTCGAGAAGCAGGCGCGCTCGCTTCTGGGGGCCATGTGCGTCGACGGCCCGCGCGGGATCGTGCCGATGTCCGGGATGGCGGTGCCGCGCTACACGGCCGAGCGGATCGCGCTCGTGGGCGAGACGGCGCACGTCTTCCCGCCGATCGGCGCGCAGGGGCTCAACCTCGGGCTTCGCGACGTCGCATCGCTGCGCGACGCGGCGGTGGAGACCTCCTTCGGCGATCCCGGGGCGCGCGCCGCGCTCCAGGCCTACGAGCGCTCGCGCGCGGTCGACGTGCGGCTGCGCACGACAGGGGTCGACCTCCTCAACCGCACGCTGCTGGCCGGCATCCTGCCCGCCGACTTCCTGCGCGGCGCGGGCCTGCACGCGCTCTCCTTCGTCGGCCCGCTGCGGCGGCGGCTGATGAAGGAGGGGGTGACCCCGACCTTCGGCACGCCCCAGCTGATGCGCCGGCGCGAGGCGCGCGCGGTTGCGTTCTGA
- a CDS encoding DUF2182 domain-containing protein, whose translation MSHPAETLQSPPRLWERPVPVALVSISVLTLIGWAVLFMEAVRRGGGADAFLEALCTPAAVLEAPSLAAALSAVAISIGLWIAMSVAMMLPTASALLVGYAEKAEDARAAGLRAVSPLVLGAGYLVVWIGLSVVVAVAQTAVSAGFAAVELPDRLLGVLGGAALGAAGLYQFTAFKLSCLVAVGAPFRPQASGWLASRRAVFRLGLAQGARCVGCCWAMMAVLVVLGAMNLVWMAVFSAIMAAEKTIATERAAKIVGAGLIAAGFALSLDAVGGLEAVGRYLAG comes from the coding sequence GTGAGCCATCCCGCCGAGACCCTGCAGAGCCCGCCCCGCCTCTGGGAGCGCCCGGTTCCGGTCGCGCTCGTCTCCATAAGCGTGCTGACGCTCATCGGCTGGGCCGTGCTCTTCATGGAGGCCGTGCGCCGCGGCGGCGGGGCGGACGCCTTTCTGGAGGCCCTGTGCACGCCCGCCGCCGTGCTGGAAGCGCCCTCGCTCGCGGCCGCGCTCTCGGCGGTCGCGATCTCCATCGGCCTGTGGATCGCCATGAGCGTCGCCATGATGCTGCCCACCGCGAGCGCGCTCCTCGTCGGCTACGCCGAGAAGGCTGAGGACGCGCGCGCCGCCGGGCTGCGGGCCGTGTCGCCGCTGGTGCTCGGCGCGGGCTATCTCGTGGTGTGGATCGGGCTCTCCGTCGTGGTGGCGGTGGCGCAGACGGCGGTCTCGGCGGGCTTCGCCGCGGTCGAGCTCCCCGACCGGCTCCTCGGCGTGCTCGGCGGGGCGGCGCTCGGGGCGGCGGGGCTCTACCAGTTCACCGCGTTCAAGCTCTCCTGCCTCGTCGCGGTCGGCGCGCCGTTCAGGCCGCAGGCCTCCGGCTGGCTGGCGAGCCGTCGCGCGGTCTTCCGGCTCGGCCTCGCGCAGGGCGCGCGCTGCGTCGGCTGCTGCTGGGCGATGATGGCGGTGCTGGTCGTGCTCGGCGCCATGAACCTCGTCTGGATGGCGGTCTTCTCGGCGATCATGGCGGCGGAGAAGACGATCGCGACCGAGCGCGCGGCGAAGATCGTCGGCGCGGGGCTCATCGCCGCCGGCTTCGCGCTCTCGCTCGACGCCGTGGGCGGGCTCGAGGCGGTCGGACGCTATCTCGCGGGGTGA
- a CDS encoding exopolysaccharide biosynthesis protein: MQRTSQILERLVADEPDPTITLGEIVRRLRARAFGVLLILFAAPMLIPTPPGFSTVAAILIVLVAFQFLILRRSLWLPQRLARRPVQTAFLQRVVAWTAPKLRRIERFARPRAIGMTRLRARRPLGLLILVLAAIMALPIPFIGNTPPAIAIVLMGFGMIERDGAWVGAGIVVGLLAVGLIAGLGLGLVTALEAWVPAAWLAWLPG, from the coding sequence GTGCAGCGCACCTCCCAGATTCTCGAACGGCTCGTGGCGGACGAGCCGGACCCCACGATCACCCTCGGCGAGATCGTCCGCCGCCTGCGGGCGCGGGCCTTCGGCGTGCTGCTGATTCTCTTCGCCGCGCCGATGCTGATCCCGACGCCGCCGGGCTTCTCGACCGTGGCGGCGATCCTGATCGTCCTCGTCGCCTTCCAGTTCCTGATCCTGCGCCGCTCGCTCTGGCTGCCGCAGCGGCTCGCGCGGCGACCCGTCCAGACCGCCTTCCTGCAGCGGGTCGTCGCCTGGACCGCCCCGAAGCTGCGGCGGATCGAGCGCTTCGCCAGGCCGCGCGCCATCGGCATGACGCGGCTGCGTGCGCGGCGCCCGCTCGGGCTGCTGATCCTGGTGCTCGCCGCCATCATGGCGCTGCCGATCCCCTTCATCGGCAACACGCCCCCCGCCATCGCCATCGTGCTGATGGGGTTCGGCATGATCGAGCGCGACGGCGCCTGGGTGGGCGCGGGGATCGTGGTGGGGCTGCTCGCGGTGGGGCTGATCGCGGGGCTCGGGCTCGGCCTCGTCACGGCTCTGGAGGCGTGGGTGCCGGCCGCGTGGCTCGCATGGCTGCCGGGGTGA
- a CDS encoding usg protein: protein MASTAFVKQLEGYGLTTAHILYRLPDHPGILQTYVWQDYDLAPDFPELKGFLDFWERELEGPLHSVRVSHERLIKPAEFKAVDGMLTLH, encoded by the coding sequence ATGGCGTCGACCGCGTTCGTGAAGCAGCTCGAGGGCTACGGCCTGACGACGGCTCATATCCTCTACCGCCTGCCGGACCACCCGGGCATCCTGCAGACCTACGTCTGGCAGGATTACGACCTCGCGCCGGACTTTCCCGAGCTGAAGGGCTTCCTCGATTTCTGGGAGCGCGAGCTCGAGGGGCCGCTGCATTCCGTCAGGGTCTCGCACGAGCGGCTGATCAAGCCGGCGGAGTTCAAGGCGGTCGACGGGATGCTGACGCTGCACTGA